From Brassica rapa cultivar Chiifu-401-42 chromosome A06, CAAS_Brap_v3.01, whole genome shotgun sequence:
CATGTCTTGATAGAAACctgggaaaaagaagaagaagcgaaGTTTAAAGTTCAACCGTATAACATCATCATCTTATTTCAAGTCTGAAGATATATATACAAAGATGCTTCAGCTCAAaacctcttttaattaattaaaaggaaaaaaaaaaagatgcgaATAATAGACATAAAAAGATAAGAATTAGTAATATTTATGATTATTAAAACCGGGAAACCCGACCCGCTAATAAAGAGGTGGGAAAAAGGAAAATATCGGAGGCCACATAAACTTGTGGCTGAGAAATGAATGGTGATGCTGACGTGGTACCCCCTTCCTCTTTTATACGGATCTAAATCCCTTCTTTCAACACTTCACCTCCATATCTTCCCCCAAATCtccacaaacacacacacacacaaatatttattaaaaaaaacatatttaaataatgatgaTGGAAAGTAGAGATCCAGCTATTAAGCTCTTCGGTATGAAAATCCCTTTTCCGGCTGTTTTTGAACCGACGACGGCGGTGGCTCTAGAAGAGGATTACAGCGGCGGAGATGATACATCACCAGAGAAGGTACTTACTGATTGATTATGCTCTGTTTTCTTTAAAagggattaaaaaaaaacaatttaatattGAAACTTGTTAATAAAACCAGACCGAAGTAAATGGAAGTCTTACAAAGGTAGTTTTTAATCTCTGAATCACCAAACAGACAAACCTGTTTTGTCTGAATCTCATAAACTTTAAATCAGACAACTTTGACAGAATCCTCTGTTTCGAGCTCATCATCATATCCAATACTTTTTTGAATCAGATTAAAACTCTCAGTGTATTGTTATGTTCTTTGGATCTACAATTTGTGTTTATCAGTTTCCatctttatgtttttgtttttctaattttGTTATAATAGTCTTAGAGATTCGAGGAGTTGATgaagattgttttttttctcattaCTTTAAGAATAAATTGTTTGATTCTTGGTCTAGAACTTTCTTTAGAGACTTTGTTTATTCATTGGTCCATTGTTCTTATTTTAACTAACTGTTTTTTATTACCTCAGGTAACTACAGAGCAAGCCACTCCAGAGAAGAAGAATAACTGTAACAACAAGAGTCTAAACAATTCGAATGATTCCAAACCAGAGACAGGGGACAAAGAGGAGGCGACATCAACTGATCAGATAGAGAGCGATGAGACCAATCAGCAGACAACAGCAGACGGCAAAACCCTGAAGAAACCAACCAAGATTCTTCCCTGTCCGAGATGCAAAAGCATGGACACCAAGTTCTGCTATTACAACAACTACAACATCAACCAGCCTCGCCATTTCTGCAAGGCCTGTCAGAGATACTGGACAGCCGGAGGCACCATGAGGAATGTGCCCGTCGGTGCAGGACGCCGCAAGCACAAAAGCTCTTCCTCCCAATACCGTCACATCACCATCTCCGAGGCTCTCCAGGCTGCAAGGCTCGATCCGGGCTTACAGGCGAACACACGAGTGCTGAGCTTTGGTTTACAAGCTCCTCATCAGCAGCACGCTGCTCCCATGACCCCCGTGATGAAACTACAAGGAGACCAGAAGGTTTCAAACGGAGCTAGAAACGCTCGGGTTGAGAATGGAGATGACTGCTCGAGTGGTTCCTCTGTGACTACCTCAGTGGATGAAACAAGAGCACAAAGCTGCAGAGTTGTTGAACCACAagtgaacaacaacaacatgaatGGTTATGCTTGCATCCCGGGTGTTCCATGGCCATACACGTGGAATCCAGCGATGCCTCCACCAGGTTTTTACCCTCCTCCAGGGTATCCAATGCCCTTTTATCCTTACTGGACCATCCCAATGGCACCGCCGAATCAATCCTCATCACCTATGAGTCAAAAGGGTTCAAGTCCAAACTCTCCCACTCTCGGGAAGCACTACAGAGACGAGGATTCTTCAACAGAGCGGAAACAGAGGAACGGGTGCGTTATAGTCCCGAAAACGTTGAGAATAGACGATCCCAACGAAGCAGCAAAGAGCTCTATATGGACAACATTGGGAATCAAGAACGAAGGTTCAACATTGGGAAGCAAAGGCGGCGGTATGTTCAAAGGGTTTGATCAGAAGACGAACAAGAGTAACAAGGATCAAACCAATAACTCTCATGTTCTTTCTGCTAACCCTGCTGCTCTATCGCGATCACTCAATTTCCAAGAACGGGTTTAAATAGTTATATACGTATATATGTATGATTGTTTTGTATATACAGTTTATTGGAGAATGAGGGTTTTGTGACATTACTCCTTTTAGTCTCTCACTAATCCATCCATCCTCATGTTTTGTGCTATCCTTGTGGTTTTGAACCAGCCCAAACAttccaaaccgaaccgaagtttttggttttttgttcATGTTCGATTATGGTTTTTGAACAGAGTTATAACATATCTTCAAAACTAATTTAATCAGAGGTTCGGTTCGGCAATTAGTTACTTCGTGTTTGTTTAAAGTTACAACTAAATCAATCTTACCAGTATTTTAAATCAAACTAACTGaattaacataattaaaaagcccaagtttttttattaagtttgaTAACAACATTGAATAATCAAATTAACTGAAACCAAATTGTAAACTTTTGGTTCAATTCggtagatttttgttttcttaatcgAAAACTAAAACTACTTGAACCGAACTAGCTAAATTCAAATTCTATTTGAACTGTACACTTTCTTTTCTGTTTCCGAattcttttctgtttttttttttcttttattgcttttctttctttcttcatttGTTGAAAATGTTGGAAGACACTCACTAATGGCAGAAAGTTGACACTGACCGTTGTTGCGTTGGCCATTACAACCGACACTCTTCTGAGTCTTCTTTGCTTGTTCTTATCTTGTGAACAGTTCTGCTA
This genomic window contains:
- the LOC103873236 gene encoding cyclic dof factor 3, whose product is MMMESRDPAIKLFGMKIPFPAVFEPTTAVALEEDYSGGDDTSPEKVTTEQATPEKKNNCNNKSLNNSNDSKPETGDKEEATSTDQIESDETNQQTTADGKTLKKPTKILPCPRCKSMDTKFCYYNNYNINQPRHFCKACQRYWTAGGTMRNVPVGAGRRKHKSSSSQYRHITISEALQAARLDPGLQANTRVLSFGLQAPHQQHAAPMTPVMKLQGDQKVSNGARNARVENGDDCSSGSSVTTSVDETRAQSCRVVEPQVNNNNMNGYACIPGVPWPYTWNPAMPPPGFYPPPGYPMPFYPYWTIPMAPPNQSSSPMSQKGSSPNSPTLGKHYRDEDSSTERKQRNGCVIVPKTLRIDDPNEAAKSSIWTTLGIKNEGSTLGSKGGGMFKGFDQKTNKSNKDQTNNSHVLSANPAALSRSLNFQERV